In candidate division KSB1 bacterium, a genomic segment contains:
- a CDS encoding T9SS type A sorting domain-containing protein — translation MSGGDLRRGVRSLVARWACLCWATQAFAQLSVISTAPMDGTTAVSTSPRITVVFTHPLDAGAHFITAGSFVNDGLSPREAVLQGPMRSLSIDGKALFLEITLKAGSRVQYTVLGARSVTGEMLEPPYTLAFTTADSLPKGSISGTLTCPERSPVGSFVALMKGDPFDGRTLLDIARSGRFYLCADKATCAAVAQRGDGLFAVKYVPAGTWYPIAVRDLNGDGELSLFDDAWGMVDANFDLKPDSLVLGDGEVRRGLDLVLRPWLVPQTAREAISSQSGLARTWAGDAAPFYLVSRAAESTGRAWEWQAQFHSADRDSHRSVVSVGRLCGYESGPPHGDLFQSLPQGWVDSPAVMDSAWAALERLLLTPVSIDSVRMELGWSSRHLPLPYARPEHLWGLHLEPLWRVHCYGEGGMFREVLIEPFAGQVVRVFSRCTLSAQEALAAAQEAASTALGGTPVLSYAGGSVGEDGCAWQWRFRFSATAGSRVDVAVTPYGVREDTLRVEGLRQWQLPQYWIDSKQAVEAARAAGGEEFLGHVSGGRISAELLWLDPLSPLEPVTELVLTPAPAPPEELLARWALEVAPRAPLAAELGAAWRVLFAGNDSREFLVVLVDPATGNVMHRFPSGPRTALEALAPAQTRAQNWGPRTGLAAVLSWSEDVDSSGACAAWAYVFSRPGPDSGLVLVSADGMVVAELQVFASPSVAHLPLPWMDSREALRAAEHAGGRSFRERYPGATCTAVLGRGWLAALPGRAAWVVTYTAPGQSESLEIVLDAANGELLLDVPRQSQVPMPTSCALYPAFPNPCSAEASIRFALPAPAPVLVQVYDLSGRLVWSWRHHGLAAGEHSVRWPARSPSGSPLPSGLYLVRLQAGSQEGWQKVLLCR, via the coding sequence ATGAGTGGTGGGGATCTCAGGCGCGGCGTCCGTTCATTGGTGGCGAGGTGGGCTTGCTTGTGCTGGGCGACACAGGCATTTGCGCAACTGAGTGTCATTTCCACGGCGCCAATGGATGGCACTACTGCCGTGAGCACCAGCCCAAGGATCACGGTGGTGTTCACGCACCCGCTGGATGCCGGCGCGCACTTTATCACGGCCGGGTCGTTCGTCAACGACGGCCTGAGTCCACGCGAAGCGGTCCTGCAGGGACCTATGCGTTCCTTAAGCATTGACGGTAAGGCTCTATTCCTGGAGATCACGCTGAAGGCCGGCAGCAGGGTGCAGTACACCGTCCTGGGCGCCCGCAGTGTGACAGGTGAGATGCTGGAACCGCCCTATACCCTCGCCTTTACTACGGCGGACTCTCTGCCCAAAGGCTCGATATCCGGGACGCTGACATGCCCGGAACGTAGTCCGGTGGGGTCTTTCGTGGCGTTGATGAAAGGGGACCCTTTTGACGGAAGAACCCTCCTGGACATCGCCAGAAGCGGCAGGTTCTACCTCTGCGCGGACAAGGCGACCTGCGCCGCAGTTGCCCAAAGGGGAGATGGCCTCTTTGCGGTAAAGTATGTGCCGGCTGGCACCTGGTATCCCATTGCAGTTAGAGACCTCAATGGCGATGGGGAGTTGAGCCTTTTCGATGACGCCTGGGGCATGGTGGATGCCAATTTCGACCTCAAACCCGATAGCCTCGTGCTGGGTGACGGTGAGGTGCGAAGGGGGCTGGACCTTGTTCTGAGGCCTTGGCTGGTGCCGCAGACAGCGCGCGAGGCGATCAGCAGCCAATCGGGCCTGGCCCGAACATGGGCCGGTGATGCAGCGCCTTTCTACCTGGTGAGCAGAGCAGCGGAGAGCACGGGGAGGGCATGGGAATGGCAAGCCCAATTCCATTCGGCAGACCGGGACTCGCATCGGTCTGTAGTCTCGGTGGGGAGGCTCTGCGGTTACGAGTCCGGCCCGCCGCACGGCGATCTCTTCCAGAGCCTTCCCCAAGGATGGGTTGACAGCCCTGCGGTCATGGACAGTGCCTGGGCGGCCCTTGAGCGCTTGCTGCTCACGCCAGTCTCCATCGATAGCGTGCGCATGGAACTCGGTTGGTCCAGCCGCCACCTGCCCTTGCCCTACGCGCGCCCAGAACACCTCTGGGGCCTGCACCTGGAACCTTTGTGGCGCGTCCACTGCTATGGTGAGGGGGGGATGTTCAGAGAAGTCCTGATCGAGCCGTTTGCGGGGCAGGTGGTCAGGGTGTTTTCCCGGTGCACATTGAGCGCGCAGGAGGCGCTCGCGGCGGCCCAGGAAGCAGCGAGCACCGCACTGGGCGGCACACCAGTCCTGAGCTACGCCGGCGGCAGCGTGGGGGAGGACGGGTGCGCCTGGCAGTGGAGGTTCCGTTTTTCCGCCACCGCTGGCAGCAGAGTGGACGTGGCCGTCACGCCTTACGGTGTGCGGGAGGATACGCTGCGAGTTGAGGGCCTCAGGCAGTGGCAGTTGCCGCAGTACTGGATAGACAGCAAGCAGGCGGTGGAAGCCGCACGTGCCGCCGGAGGGGAAGAGTTTCTCGGCCATGTTTCCGGGGGGCGTATCAGTGCCGAACTCCTGTGGCTTGACCCTCTTTCGCCCCTCGAGCCGGTCACCGAGCTGGTTTTGACGCCCGCGCCTGCGCCGCCGGAGGAGTTGCTGGCGCGTTGGGCACTCGAGGTGGCCCCACGGGCGCCATTAGCGGCAGAGCTTGGCGCAGCCTGGCGGGTGCTTTTTGCTGGAAACGACAGCCGGGAATTCCTGGTGGTGCTTGTGGACCCGGCCACGGGCAACGTCATGCATCGGTTCCCCAGCGGGCCGAGAACAGCACTGGAGGCGCTTGCGCCCGCACAAACAAGGGCTCAGAACTGGGGACCACGCACGGGATTGGCGGCTGTGCTCTCCTGGTCAGAGGATGTGGACTCTTCCGGAGCGTGTGCCGCATGGGCCTATGTCTTCTCGCGACCCGGCCCCGATAGCGGACTCGTGCTGGTGAGCGCCGACGGGATGGTGGTTGCCGAGCTGCAGGTCTTCGCCTCGCCCAGCGTCGCCCACCTGCCACTGCCCTGGATGGACAGCCGAGAGGCGCTGCGCGCTGCTGAGCACGCGGGCGGTAGGAGCTTCCGCGAGCGCTATCCCGGCGCCACATGTACTGCGGTGCTGGGGCGCGGCTGGCTTGCTGCCCTGCCTGGCCGCGCGGCGTGGGTTGTGACCTACACGGCGCCAGGTCAGAGCGAATCTCTCGAGATTGTCCTGGATGCCGCAAACGGGGAGCTGCTCCTAGACGTGCCGCGGCAGTCACAGGTCCCCATGCCCACGTCGTGTGCGCTGTATCCAGCTTTTCCTAACCCGTGTAGCGCAGAGGCGAGCATACGATTTGCGCTTCCTGCGCCGGCACCAGTGTTGGTGCAGGTCTATGACCTGAGCGGGAGGTTGGTTTGGAGCTGGCGCCACCATGGCCTCGCCGCAGGGGAGCATTCCGTACGGTGGCCTGCACGTTCCCCCTCGGGGTCGCCCCTTCCGAGCGGACTCTACCTGGTGAGGCTGCAGGCGGGCAGCCAAGAAGGGTGGCAGAAGGTCCTTCTCTGTCGGTAA
- a CDS encoding dicarboxylate/amino acid:cation symporter, whose product MLADVQEAKPARRRRARHTKIFLGLVVGATCGVLCNVFFPQAPGVQTVQKYLTDPLGRIFLNMLIMVVIPLVFSSLALGVAQIGDLRQLGRVGLRTMCYFLLVTAVAVIIGLVLVNLIRPGDRLPQSTKEQLLATYSTQAEEAKGAAEQAQFGIQTLVNIVPRNPFAAVAKPNPDMLALIFVSLMVGVALTLVAKPRALPLIHLLESVNDVTIALIGIAMRLAPYGVAALIFSVTSRFGFDLLSALAVYVVTVLGGLAIHQFATFSVLIATFARYSPLKFFRKVQTVMLTAFSTSSSSATLPTTMAVAQENLGIPQKIAGFVLPLGATMNMNGTALFEGVTVLFLAQVFGVQLSFGVQVVVVIMSVLTAVGAAGVPSGSIPLLIIVLTMVRVPAEGIAIILGVDRILDMCRTVLNVTGDITCAAYVARAEGYALRE is encoded by the coding sequence ATGCTGGCCGATGTCCAGGAAGCGAAGCCTGCCCGTCGCCGGAGGGCTCGACACACCAAGATTTTCCTCGGCCTGGTGGTCGGCGCCACCTGTGGCGTGTTGTGCAATGTGTTTTTCCCCCAAGCCCCCGGTGTGCAGACGGTGCAAAAGTACCTCACCGACCCGTTGGGGCGGATTTTCCTGAACATGCTGATCATGGTGGTCATCCCTCTGGTCTTTTCCAGTCTTGCCCTGGGCGTGGCGCAAATAGGGGACCTGCGTCAGTTGGGTCGCGTGGGCTTGCGCACCATGTGCTACTTCCTGTTAGTCACCGCAGTGGCGGTCATCATTGGTTTGGTGCTTGTGAACCTCATCCGCCCGGGTGACCGCCTGCCGCAGAGTACCAAGGAGCAGCTTCTTGCTACGTACTCGACCCAGGCAGAGGAGGCCAAAGGGGCGGCCGAGCAGGCGCAATTTGGCATTCAGACTTTGGTGAACATCGTACCGCGCAACCCCTTTGCGGCGGTGGCCAAGCCCAACCCGGACATGCTCGCACTGATTTTCGTGTCCCTCATGGTAGGGGTCGCTCTCACTCTTGTGGCCAAGCCCAGAGCATTGCCTCTTATCCACCTCCTCGAATCCGTCAACGACGTGACCATTGCCTTGATCGGCATCGCCATGCGGTTGGCGCCGTACGGCGTGGCCGCGCTCATCTTCAGCGTCACCTCTCGCTTTGGTTTTGACCTGCTCTCGGCTCTGGCTGTGTACGTCGTGACGGTACTGGGTGGGCTGGCGATCCACCAGTTTGCGACATTCTCGGTCTTGATCGCCACATTCGCCCGCTATAGTCCGCTCAAGTTCTTCCGAAAGGTACAGACGGTCATGCTCACCGCCTTTTCCACCAGCTCCAGCAGTGCCACTCTGCCGACGACCATGGCCGTGGCACAGGAGAACCTGGGCATTCCGCAAAAGATTGCTGGGTTTGTGCTCCCGCTGGGTGCCACGATGAACATGAACGGCACGGCGCTCTTTGAGGGGGTGACGGTGCTGTTCTTGGCGCAGGTGTTCGGGGTGCAGCTTTCGTTCGGAGTGCAGGTGGTGGTGGTGATCATGAGCGTGCTGACTGCGGTCGGAGCAGCCGGTGTGCCGTCTGGTTCCATCCCTCTTCTGATCATCGTTTTGACCATGGTCCGCGTGCCAGCGGAGGGGATCGCAATTATTCTGGGCGTGGACCGCATCCTGGACATGTGCCGTACAGTCCTGAACGTCACGGGGGATATTACCTGTGCCGCCTATGTGGCGCGTGCAGAAGGGTACGCGTTGAGGGAATAG
- the pyrF gene encoding orotidine-5'-phosphate decarboxylase: protein MAETFADRLQQVTQEKESLLCVGLDIEQERLPVHLGGGTRAMVEFGRAVIEATHDLAAAYKLNFAFFEAHGSEGWHALEQLRAAIPSDCLAIGDAKRGDIGNTARLYAKAIFELLDFDAATANPLFGYDAVEPFLASPRHGVFFLCLTSNPGAKDFQYFSDGQVRLFEYTATVVNRWNRLGNCGLVVGATHSNELAAVRRLAPTLPFLIPGIGAQGGDLEAAVANGTDDRGGLALFNSSRGIIFKSSGRDFAEAARAEAQSLRDAINAARARKRSR, encoded by the coding sequence GTGGCAGAAACATTTGCCGATCGCTTGCAACAGGTGACCCAGGAGAAGGAAAGCCTTCTTTGCGTGGGTCTGGACATCGAACAGGAGCGGCTGCCAGTCCACCTTGGGGGTGGTACGAGGGCCATGGTCGAATTTGGGCGCGCCGTCATTGAGGCCACCCACGATCTCGCGGCCGCCTACAAACTCAACTTTGCCTTTTTCGAAGCCCACGGCTCTGAAGGGTGGCATGCACTGGAACAGTTGCGCGCGGCGATCCCGTCTGATTGTCTGGCAATCGGCGACGCCAAGCGCGGCGATATCGGCAATACGGCCCGTCTGTATGCGAAGGCGATCTTTGAACTCCTCGACTTTGACGCTGCCACGGCTAATCCGCTGTTCGGTTACGACGCGGTGGAACCGTTTCTTGCCAGCCCGAGGCACGGGGTGTTTTTCCTGTGTCTGACGTCGAATCCAGGGGCTAAGGATTTTCAATACTTCTCCGATGGCCAGGTGCGCTTGTTCGAATACACGGCCACCGTGGTAAACCGCTGGAACAGGCTGGGCAATTGCGGCCTGGTCGTGGGTGCGACCCACAGCAATGAATTGGCGGCGGTACGACGCCTTGCTCCTACGTTACCCTTTCTCATCCCTGGGATCGGGGCCCAAGGAGGAGATCTGGAAGCGGCCGTCGCGAATGGAACAGATGACCGTGGCGGTCTAGCCCTGTTTAATTCGAGCAGGGGGATTATCTTCAAGTCTTCCGGGCGGGATTTTGCCGAAGCTGCGCGCGCCGAGGCACAATCCTTGCGCGATGCCATCAATGCCGCGCGGGCTCGCAAACGGAGCCGGTGA
- the pyrE gene encoding orotate phosphoribosyltransferase — MVEREQVMRIFRGSGGLLEGHFLLSSGLHSPQYFQCAKVLQYPHYAEALCGEIAEHFADADVDVVIAPAIGGIVVAQEVGRQLSRRSIWAEREEDKMCLRRGFELQPGERVLVVEDVITTGGSVREVMALATEAGCEVVGLGAIVDRSGGKAKFEVDLFSVMRLEVVTYSPDKCPLCKRGLPLVKPGSRKR, encoded by the coding sequence ATGGTGGAACGAGAACAAGTCATGCGCATATTCCGGGGCAGTGGCGGGCTGTTGGAAGGGCATTTCCTGCTGAGCTCTGGGCTGCACAGCCCTCAATACTTCCAGTGCGCCAAGGTCCTGCAGTACCCCCACTACGCCGAAGCCCTTTGCGGCGAGATCGCGGAGCATTTTGCCGATGCGGACGTGGATGTAGTCATTGCGCCCGCCATTGGCGGAATCGTGGTGGCGCAGGAGGTGGGCAGGCAGCTGAGCAGGCGTTCCATCTGGGCCGAGCGCGAAGAAGACAAGATGTGCCTCCGTCGTGGCTTTGAGCTGCAACCAGGTGAGCGAGTGCTGGTTGTGGAGGACGTCATTACCACCGGCGGCTCAGTGCGCGAGGTCATGGCCTTAGCCACCGAGGCCGGATGCGAGGTGGTGGGCCTTGGCGCCATCGTGGACCGCAGTGGCGGCAAAGCCAAGTTTGAGGTTGACCTCTTCTCGGTCATGCGCCTTGAGGTCGTCACCTATTCCCCGGACAAATGCCCGTTGTGCAAACGGGGCCTGCCACTTGTCAAGCCAGGCAGCCGGAAGCGTTGA
- a CDS encoding diacylglycerol kinase family lipid kinase, with protein MERSEQSRRFTSMPLCVIVNPKAANGRAGREWPVCARVLSDVLKEPFEVRFTERAGHAIELAREAAAQGFDLVVAAGGDGTVNEVVNGLAAALAHTRLGILSLGTGKDLVKTLGIPPDIRRAAEVLAGGTVRRVDLGRAIFVDHQGGHNQRLFVNVGDVGFSGAVVARVNRSSKALGGFLSYLGGLVTTLATYSNKLVHLTIDEVIDEIVTVNAVVVANGQYFGGGMWVAPEARADDGLFEVVVIGDVGRLEVIGNVPRLYRGTLGAHPKVRYFRGRRVTVTSGDEVLLDLDGEQPGRAPVTFELLPQALSCLVPA; from the coding sequence ATGGAGAGGTCGGAACAATCGAGGCGTTTCACATCTATGCCCTTGTGCGTCATCGTCAATCCCAAGGCGGCAAACGGCAGGGCCGGTCGTGAGTGGCCCGTCTGTGCTCGCGTGTTGAGCGATGTCCTGAAGGAGCCTTTTGAGGTCCGTTTCACGGAGCGAGCCGGCCATGCTATCGAGCTAGCGCGGGAGGCCGCGGCGCAAGGCTTCGACCTGGTAGTCGCCGCAGGGGGCGATGGCACGGTCAACGAGGTGGTTAATGGCCTTGCGGCAGCACTCGCCCACACGCGCTTGGGAATCCTTTCCCTGGGAACTGGGAAGGACCTTGTCAAGACCTTGGGTATTCCACCTGATATTCGGCGTGCCGCCGAGGTGCTTGCGGGAGGCACGGTGCGGCGTGTGGACCTCGGGCGGGCAATTTTTGTGGATCATCAGGGAGGACACAACCAGCGCCTCTTTGTCAACGTGGGAGATGTGGGATTCAGCGGCGCGGTGGTAGCTCGCGTTAACCGCAGTAGCAAGGCCCTCGGAGGCTTTCTCTCCTACCTGGGTGGCTTGGTGACCACACTGGCAACGTACTCTAACAAACTGGTGCACTTGACGATCGATGAGGTCATCGACGAGATCGTCACGGTGAACGCGGTGGTTGTCGCCAATGGCCAATACTTTGGAGGTGGCATGTGGGTGGCACCCGAGGCCCGCGCCGACGACGGGCTGTTCGAGGTGGTGGTCATCGGCGATGTGGGTAGGCTGGAGGTCATTGGCAATGTGCCCAGACTCTATCGCGGTACCCTGGGCGCCCACCCCAAGGTGCGCTATTTCCGCGGCCGGCGGGTGACGGTGACCTCGGGTGACGAGGTGCTGCTGGACTTGGACGGGGAGCAACCCGGTCGAGCGCCCGTAACCTTTGAACTCCTGCCGCAGGCGCTCTCTTGCCTTGTGCCCGCTTGA
- a CDS encoding RNA polymerase sigma factor RpoD/SigA, producing MAKKSYVTESHFKQSIEKYLEEIGNYSPLPPEQEIELARRIRNADTEALEQLVKANLRFVISVAKEYQGQGLPLQDLISEGNLGLIKAAQRFDETRGFKFISYAVWWIRQSILQALAEQSRVVRLPLNRVGAINKVGRTFEALEKAYGREPSMDEIADEMDLSTQEVADVLRNAARHISLDEPLRQEEGTSLLDVLESDRYDPPDGTLMRESLRNEIDKVLATLRPREAEILRLYFGLDGDRPLTLEEIGEYFRLTRERVRQIKEKALRRLRHRSRLEPLRKYLG from the coding sequence ATGGCCAAGAAGAGCTACGTTACAGAGTCCCACTTTAAGCAGTCGATTGAAAAGTACCTAGAGGAGATTGGCAACTACTCGCCACTCCCTCCTGAGCAGGAGATAGAGTTAGCGCGACGCATCCGCAATGCGGACACCGAGGCATTGGAGCAGCTCGTCAAAGCAAACCTACGCTTCGTGATCAGCGTCGCCAAGGAGTATCAGGGACAGGGGCTACCGTTACAGGACTTGATCAGCGAGGGGAATTTGGGGCTCATCAAGGCCGCACAGCGATTTGACGAGACGCGCGGTTTCAAGTTCATCTCCTATGCCGTGTGGTGGATCCGGCAGTCCATTTTGCAGGCGCTTGCCGAGCAGTCGCGAGTGGTGCGGTTACCACTCAATCGTGTGGGGGCGATCAACAAAGTGGGGCGCACCTTTGAGGCCTTGGAGAAGGCCTATGGCCGCGAACCAAGCATGGACGAGATTGCTGATGAGATGGACCTGAGCACGCAGGAGGTGGCCGACGTGCTCAGAAACGCTGCCCGCCACATCTCCCTGGATGAGCCGCTCAGACAGGAGGAGGGGACCAGCCTCCTGGACGTCTTGGAGAGTGACCGCTACGATCCACCGGATGGCACGCTCATGCGCGAGTCACTGCGCAACGAGATCGATAAGGTGTTGGCCACCCTGCGTCCCAGGGAGGCCGAGATCCTCCGGCTATACTTTGGCCTTGATGGTGACCGCCCCTTGACGCTGGAGGAGATAGGTGAATACTTTCGCCTCACTCGGGAGCGCGTGCGGCAGATAAAGGAGAAGGCCCTGCGCCGCTTACGGCATCGCTCGCGCTTAGAACCTCTGCGCAAGTACTTGGGTTGA
- a CDS encoding APC family permease produces MLEEATIEHPRATVRRILGPFHLALFLTVALVNLNSTPVVASIGPGALLLWLLGFLLFLLPESIAVLELSRRYPREGGIYNWTKAAFGDAHAFVCGWCYWTNNIFYVPTLLFYVIGFTAFIGGEKTAYLSQTPAAMASISLSLLVLITLVNIRGFEVGKWVQGIAVLATVMTTAVVVAVGILAVQRRGMANPLSVSALTTPLHDLRAFSLLSIVCLNYVGLELGSVLGDEIKRPSVSIPRAVVVAGVCTAGLYLLCTFALQAIVPAQKIGLIEGLLQGVSIAAADLKLLWLVPPIAILMSLNAAGNTSVWLAGSARIPFVIGLDRYLPSALGRTHARYLTPYVSLLVQCAASGLFILFTAVGSTVNEMYLILLQATTILQLIPYLYMFAALLKVRVTPHLAAAEQGFFKRGWVCVQGGTLGLTVTTAGLVLALLPSRSVSHVGVFEVKLLVCVAAFLIPARVVFQHHRRQIAAKSLAPQPLEVLAE; encoded by the coding sequence TTGCTTGAGGAGGCGACCATAGAGCACCCTCGGGCCACGGTGCGGCGAATCTTGGGCCCATTTCACTTGGCCCTCTTCCTGACCGTCGCCCTGGTCAACCTGAACAGCACTCCTGTGGTGGCAAGCATCGGCCCAGGTGCCTTGCTCCTTTGGTTACTCGGTTTTCTCCTTTTCTTGCTCCCAGAAAGCATCGCCGTTTTGGAGCTCTCCCGCCGGTATCCACGCGAAGGGGGCATATACAACTGGACCAAAGCCGCTTTCGGTGATGCTCATGCCTTTGTGTGCGGGTGGTGCTACTGGACCAATAACATCTTCTACGTCCCCACGCTCCTCTTCTACGTTATTGGCTTCACTGCTTTCATAGGCGGCGAAAAGACTGCCTACCTAAGCCAGACGCCCGCGGCGATGGCGAGCATCTCCTTATCCCTGCTGGTGCTTATCACCCTTGTGAATATCCGCGGCTTTGAGGTGGGGAAGTGGGTACAGGGCATCGCAGTGTTGGCCACAGTCATGACTACCGCCGTGGTAGTCGCGGTAGGCATCCTGGCTGTTCAGCGACGCGGGATGGCCAACCCACTGTCCGTATCCGCGCTCACTACGCCGTTACACGATTTGCGCGCTTTTTCTCTGCTGAGCATCGTCTGCCTCAACTACGTGGGCCTGGAGCTGGGCTCAGTGCTCGGTGATGAAATCAAACGACCATCTGTTTCCATCCCACGGGCGGTTGTGGTTGCCGGGGTGTGTACTGCGGGTCTGTACCTCCTTTGCACCTTCGCCCTGCAGGCGATTGTTCCCGCGCAGAAGATCGGCCTGATCGAGGGGCTCTTGCAGGGGGTGAGCATTGCTGCAGCCGACCTCAAGCTCCTTTGGCTGGTGCCACCTATTGCCATTTTGATGAGCCTCAACGCGGCAGGCAATACCTCGGTGTGGTTAGCAGGGTCGGCGCGCATCCCGTTCGTAATCGGCCTGGACCGCTACTTGCCCAGCGCCCTTGGGCGCACCCACGCGCGTTACCTAACCCCCTACGTATCGCTCCTGGTGCAATGCGCCGCTTCGGGTCTTTTCATCCTCTTTACCGCGGTGGGTTCGACCGTGAACGAAATGTATCTGATTCTACTTCAGGCCACCACGATCTTGCAGCTCATCCCTTACCTCTACATGTTCGCGGCCTTGCTGAAGGTGCGCGTGACCCCGCACTTGGCTGCGGCGGAACAGGGCTTTTTCAAGCGCGGATGGGTGTGCGTGCAAGGGGGCACCCTAGGCCTGACCGTCACCACCGCCGGCCTTGTGCTCGCATTGCTCCCGAGCCGTAGCGTCAGCCACGTTGGTGTTTTCGAGGTGAAGCTCTTGGTCTGTGTGGCAGCTTTCCTTATTCCCGCCAGGGTTGTATTCCAGCACCATCGCCGCCAAATCGCCGCCAAATCTCTGGCGCCCCAACCACTAGAAGTTCTGGCTGAGTAG